A stretch of the Xiphias gladius isolate SHS-SW01 ecotype Sanya breed wild chromosome 21, ASM1685928v1, whole genome shotgun sequence genome encodes the following:
- the rbbp5 gene encoding retinoblastoma-binding protein 5 isoform X2: protein MDLHAESFGQNYPEEADGTLDCISMALTCTFNRWGTLLAVGCNDGRIVIWDFLTRGIAKIISAHIHPVCSLCWSRDGHKLVSASTDNIVSQWDVLTGDCDQRFRFPSPILKLQYHPRDMDKVLVCPMKSAPVLLTLSDSQHVVLPVDDDSDLNVVAAFDRRGEYIYTGNAKGKILVLNTNTQELVASFRVTTGTSNTTAIKSIEFARKGSCFLINTADRIIRVYDGREILTCGRDGEPEPMQKLQDLVNRTPWKRCCFSGDGEYIVAGSARQHALYIWEKSIGNLVKILHGTRGELLLDVAWHPVRPIIASISSGVVSIWAQNQVENWSAFAPDFKELDENVEYEERESEFDIEDEDKSEPEQTGADAAEDEEVDVTTVDPIVAFCSSDEELEDYKALLYLPIAPEVEDPEENPFGPPPDASVQASAPEDAVAGGDKKQRQPSSEGGPAKKKARTTTIELQGVPSDEVHPLLGVKGDGKSKKKTAGRPKGSKGKDKDFPFRPKPYRGERSSFPVESLGSSGPGVGVGVGVGIGVGVGVGVGVGVGVGGGGGMKGRAEGGLATGTLVSQSYKQHDIGGMD from the exons ATGGATTTACACGCAG AATCGTTCGGGCAGAACTATCCAGAG gAGGCGGATGGCACTCTGGACTGTATCAGTATGGCCCTCACTTGCACCTTCAACCGCTGGGGCACCCTGCTGGCTGTGGGCTGCAACGACGGCCGCATCGTCATCTGGGACTTTCTCACACGGGGCATCGCCAAAATCATCAGCGCACACATCCACCCAGTCTGTTCTTTATG CTGGAGTCGAGACGGACACAAGCTGGTGAGCGCCTCCACAGACAACATTGTCTCACAGTGGGACGTCCTGACTGGAGACTGTGACCAGAGATTCCGTTTCCCGTCACCCATCCTGAAGCTGCAGTACCACCCCAGAGACAT ggACAAGGTACTGGTGTGTCCCATGAAGTCCGCCCCGGTCCTGCTGACTCTGTCAGACTCCCAACATGTTGTCCTGCCTGTGGACGATGACTCAGACCTGAATGTGGTGGCAGCCTTTGACAGACGGGGCGAGTACATCTACACTGGCAACGCCAAAGGAAAG ATCCTGGTGttgaacacaaacactcaggAGCTGGTGGCGTCCTTCAGAGTGACCACTGGCACCAGCAACACCACTGCCATCAAATCCATTGAATTTGCACGCAAGGGCAG ttgCTTCCTCATAAACACGGCAGACCGGATCATCAGAGTGTACGACGGCAGGGAGATACTGACCTGTGGCCGGGACGGTGAACCTGAACCCATGCAGAAACTACAGGACCTGGTCAACAG GACTCCGTGGAAGCGCTGCTGTTTCTCTGGGGATGGCGAGTACATTGTGGCCGGTTCGGCCAGGCAGCACGCCCTGTACATCTGGGAGAAGAGCATCGGTAACCTGGTGAAGATCCTGCATGGAACCAGaggagagctgctgctggatgtcGCT TGGCATCCTGTCCGTCCGATTATCGCCTCCATCTCCAGTGGAGTGGTGTCGATCTGGGCTCAGAACCAAGTG GAAAACTGGAGCGCTTTTGCTCCAGACTTCAAAGAACTGGATGAGAACGTGGAGTACGAAGAGCGAGAGTCAGAGTTTGACATTGAGGATGAAGACAAGAGTGAACCTGAGCAGACAg GTGCAGACGCTGCAGAGGATGAAGAGGTGGATGTCACCACTGTTGACCCCATAGTTGCTTTTTGCAGCAG TGATGAGGAGCTGGAGGACTATAAGGCCCTGCTGTACCTGCCCATTGCCCCTGAAGTTGAGGATCCAGAGGAAAACCCCTTCGGCCCCCCCCCGGATGCATCGGTCCAGGCTTCAGCCCCGGAGGACGCGGTAGCTGGCGGTGACAAGAAGCAGCGGCAGCCTTCATCTGAAGGTGGCCCAGCCAAAAAGAAAGCCCGCACCACCACCATCGAACTGCAGGGGGTGCCCAGCGACG aGGTTCACCCCCTACTGGGTGTGAAGGGGGATGGCAAGTCCAAGAAGAAGACAGCAGGTCGGCCCAAAGGCTCCAAAGGTAAAGACAAAGACTTCCCCTTCAGGCCCAAGCCTTACAGGGGCGAACGGTCCTCCTTCCCCGTGGAATCCTTGGGCAGCTCTGGCCCGGGAGTTGGAGTTGGAGTTGGAGTTGGAATTGGAGTTGGAGTTGGAGTTGGAGTTGGAGTTGGAGTTggagttggaggaggaggagggatgaaggGCAGGGCAGAGGGGGGCCTGGCCACAG ggACTCTGGTATCACAGTCGTACAAACAGCATGACATTGGAGGGATGGACTGA
- the rbbp5 gene encoding retinoblastoma-binding protein 5 isoform X1 — protein sequence MNLELLESFGQNYPEEADGTLDCISMALTCTFNRWGTLLAVGCNDGRIVIWDFLTRGIAKIISAHIHPVCSLCWSRDGHKLVSASTDNIVSQWDVLTGDCDQRFRFPSPILKLQYHPRDMDKVLVCPMKSAPVLLTLSDSQHVVLPVDDDSDLNVVAAFDRRGEYIYTGNAKGKILVLNTNTQELVASFRVTTGTSNTTAIKSIEFARKGSCFLINTADRIIRVYDGREILTCGRDGEPEPMQKLQDLVNRTPWKRCCFSGDGEYIVAGSARQHALYIWEKSIGNLVKILHGTRGELLLDVAWHPVRPIIASISSGVVSIWAQNQVENWSAFAPDFKELDENVEYEERESEFDIEDEDKSEPEQTGADAAEDEEVDVTTVDPIVAFCSSDEELEDYKALLYLPIAPEVEDPEENPFGPPPDASVQASAPEDAVAGGDKKQRQPSSEGGPAKKKARTTTIELQGVPSDEVHPLLGVKGDGKSKKKTAGRPKGSKGKDKDFPFRPKPYRGERSSFPVESLGSSGPGVGVGVGVGIGVGVGVGVGVGVGVGGGGGMKGRAEGGLATGTLVSQSYKQHDIGGMD from the exons ATGAATCTAGAACTGCTCG AATCGTTCGGGCAGAACTATCCAGAG gAGGCGGATGGCACTCTGGACTGTATCAGTATGGCCCTCACTTGCACCTTCAACCGCTGGGGCACCCTGCTGGCTGTGGGCTGCAACGACGGCCGCATCGTCATCTGGGACTTTCTCACACGGGGCATCGCCAAAATCATCAGCGCACACATCCACCCAGTCTGTTCTTTATG CTGGAGTCGAGACGGACACAAGCTGGTGAGCGCCTCCACAGACAACATTGTCTCACAGTGGGACGTCCTGACTGGAGACTGTGACCAGAGATTCCGTTTCCCGTCACCCATCCTGAAGCTGCAGTACCACCCCAGAGACAT ggACAAGGTACTGGTGTGTCCCATGAAGTCCGCCCCGGTCCTGCTGACTCTGTCAGACTCCCAACATGTTGTCCTGCCTGTGGACGATGACTCAGACCTGAATGTGGTGGCAGCCTTTGACAGACGGGGCGAGTACATCTACACTGGCAACGCCAAAGGAAAG ATCCTGGTGttgaacacaaacactcaggAGCTGGTGGCGTCCTTCAGAGTGACCACTGGCACCAGCAACACCACTGCCATCAAATCCATTGAATTTGCACGCAAGGGCAG ttgCTTCCTCATAAACACGGCAGACCGGATCATCAGAGTGTACGACGGCAGGGAGATACTGACCTGTGGCCGGGACGGTGAACCTGAACCCATGCAGAAACTACAGGACCTGGTCAACAG GACTCCGTGGAAGCGCTGCTGTTTCTCTGGGGATGGCGAGTACATTGTGGCCGGTTCGGCCAGGCAGCACGCCCTGTACATCTGGGAGAAGAGCATCGGTAACCTGGTGAAGATCCTGCATGGAACCAGaggagagctgctgctggatgtcGCT TGGCATCCTGTCCGTCCGATTATCGCCTCCATCTCCAGTGGAGTGGTGTCGATCTGGGCTCAGAACCAAGTG GAAAACTGGAGCGCTTTTGCTCCAGACTTCAAAGAACTGGATGAGAACGTGGAGTACGAAGAGCGAGAGTCAGAGTTTGACATTGAGGATGAAGACAAGAGTGAACCTGAGCAGACAg GTGCAGACGCTGCAGAGGATGAAGAGGTGGATGTCACCACTGTTGACCCCATAGTTGCTTTTTGCAGCAG TGATGAGGAGCTGGAGGACTATAAGGCCCTGCTGTACCTGCCCATTGCCCCTGAAGTTGAGGATCCAGAGGAAAACCCCTTCGGCCCCCCCCCGGATGCATCGGTCCAGGCTTCAGCCCCGGAGGACGCGGTAGCTGGCGGTGACAAGAAGCAGCGGCAGCCTTCATCTGAAGGTGGCCCAGCCAAAAAGAAAGCCCGCACCACCACCATCGAACTGCAGGGGGTGCCCAGCGACG aGGTTCACCCCCTACTGGGTGTGAAGGGGGATGGCAAGTCCAAGAAGAAGACAGCAGGTCGGCCCAAAGGCTCCAAAGGTAAAGACAAAGACTTCCCCTTCAGGCCCAAGCCTTACAGGGGCGAACGGTCCTCCTTCCCCGTGGAATCCTTGGGCAGCTCTGGCCCGGGAGTTGGAGTTGGAGTTGGAGTTGGAATTGGAGTTGGAGTTGGAGTTGGAGTTGGAGTTGGAGTTggagttggaggaggaggagggatgaaggGCAGGGCAGAGGGGGGCCTGGCCACAG ggACTCTGGTATCACAGTCGTACAAACAGCATGACATTGGAGGGATGGACTGA
- the rbbp5 gene encoding retinoblastoma-binding protein 5 isoform X3: MNLELLESFGQNYPEEADGTLDCISMALTCTFNRWGTLLAVGCNDGRIVIWDFLTRGIAKIISAHIHPVCSLCWSRDGHKLVSASTDNIVSQWDVLTGDCDQRFRFPSPILKLQYHPRDMDKVLVCPMKSAPVLLTLSDSQHVVLPVDDDSDLNVVAAFDRRGEYIYTGNAKGKILVLNTNTQELVASFRVTTGTSNTTAIKSIEFARKGSCFLINTADRIIRVYDGREILTCGRDGEPEPMQKLQDLVNRTPWKRCCFSGDGEYIVAGSARQHALYIWEKSIGNLVKILHGTRGELLLDVAWHPVRPIIASISSGVVSIWAQNQVENWSAFAPDFKELDENVEYEERESEFDIEDEDKSEPEQTGADAAEDEEVDVTTVDPIVAFCSSDEELEDYKALLYLPIAPEVEDPEENPFGPPPDASVQASAPEDAVAGGDKKQRQPSSEGGPAKKKARTTTIELQGVPSDEVHPLLGVKGDGKSKKKTAGRPKGSKGTLVSQSYKQHDIGGMD, from the exons ATGAATCTAGAACTGCTCG AATCGTTCGGGCAGAACTATCCAGAG gAGGCGGATGGCACTCTGGACTGTATCAGTATGGCCCTCACTTGCACCTTCAACCGCTGGGGCACCCTGCTGGCTGTGGGCTGCAACGACGGCCGCATCGTCATCTGGGACTTTCTCACACGGGGCATCGCCAAAATCATCAGCGCACACATCCACCCAGTCTGTTCTTTATG CTGGAGTCGAGACGGACACAAGCTGGTGAGCGCCTCCACAGACAACATTGTCTCACAGTGGGACGTCCTGACTGGAGACTGTGACCAGAGATTCCGTTTCCCGTCACCCATCCTGAAGCTGCAGTACCACCCCAGAGACAT ggACAAGGTACTGGTGTGTCCCATGAAGTCCGCCCCGGTCCTGCTGACTCTGTCAGACTCCCAACATGTTGTCCTGCCTGTGGACGATGACTCAGACCTGAATGTGGTGGCAGCCTTTGACAGACGGGGCGAGTACATCTACACTGGCAACGCCAAAGGAAAG ATCCTGGTGttgaacacaaacactcaggAGCTGGTGGCGTCCTTCAGAGTGACCACTGGCACCAGCAACACCACTGCCATCAAATCCATTGAATTTGCACGCAAGGGCAG ttgCTTCCTCATAAACACGGCAGACCGGATCATCAGAGTGTACGACGGCAGGGAGATACTGACCTGTGGCCGGGACGGTGAACCTGAACCCATGCAGAAACTACAGGACCTGGTCAACAG GACTCCGTGGAAGCGCTGCTGTTTCTCTGGGGATGGCGAGTACATTGTGGCCGGTTCGGCCAGGCAGCACGCCCTGTACATCTGGGAGAAGAGCATCGGTAACCTGGTGAAGATCCTGCATGGAACCAGaggagagctgctgctggatgtcGCT TGGCATCCTGTCCGTCCGATTATCGCCTCCATCTCCAGTGGAGTGGTGTCGATCTGGGCTCAGAACCAAGTG GAAAACTGGAGCGCTTTTGCTCCAGACTTCAAAGAACTGGATGAGAACGTGGAGTACGAAGAGCGAGAGTCAGAGTTTGACATTGAGGATGAAGACAAGAGTGAACCTGAGCAGACAg GTGCAGACGCTGCAGAGGATGAAGAGGTGGATGTCACCACTGTTGACCCCATAGTTGCTTTTTGCAGCAG TGATGAGGAGCTGGAGGACTATAAGGCCCTGCTGTACCTGCCCATTGCCCCTGAAGTTGAGGATCCAGAGGAAAACCCCTTCGGCCCCCCCCCGGATGCATCGGTCCAGGCTTCAGCCCCGGAGGACGCGGTAGCTGGCGGTGACAAGAAGCAGCGGCAGCCTTCATCTGAAGGTGGCCCAGCCAAAAAGAAAGCCCGCACCACCACCATCGAACTGCAGGGGGTGCCCAGCGACG aGGTTCACCCCCTACTGGGTGTGAAGGGGGATGGCAAGTCCAAGAAGAAGACAGCAGGTCGGCCCAAAGGCTCCAAAG ggACTCTGGTATCACAGTCGTACAAACAGCATGACATTGGAGGGATGGACTGA